A stretch of Corynebacterium timonense DNA encodes these proteins:
- a CDS encoding amidohydrolase, whose protein sequence is MRIADVVSEWLDEHHDTVIGWRRHLHAHPELSNQEVATTQFISDVLTEHGLNPVPFPGTGLYVDIGPAEGERLAFRGDIDALGVSEFTGLEYASGTPGVSHSCGHDVHTTIMIALACALSEVELPYGVRVIFQPAEEVMGSGAVDVIDWGGLTNVAAIYALHVEPALRVGQVGVRAGAITSAADTLAIEVKGPGGHTSRPHLTADVVYALGALVTQLPALLSRRVDPRTGTVIVFGNVEAGIAANAIPERGILRGTVRTTDIATWRLLEELLGELVEQVIAPTGCTFTLDYVRGVPPVLNDDLATALVVEAGRAIDPHAVVSAQQSSGGEDFSWYLEHVPGAMVRLGAWSGKGAKQDLHRGDLNVDERCISVGVKLFASLVDKYFAAVAGEGAGLYTGP, encoded by the coding sequence GTGCGCATTGCCGACGTTGTCAGCGAGTGGCTCGACGAACACCACGACACGGTCATCGGCTGGCGCAGGCACCTCCATGCGCACCCGGAGCTGTCGAACCAGGAGGTCGCCACCACCCAGTTCATCAGCGACGTGCTCACCGAGCACGGCCTGAACCCCGTGCCCTTCCCGGGCACCGGCCTCTACGTCGACATCGGCCCCGCGGAGGGCGAGCGCCTCGCGTTCCGCGGAGACATCGACGCCCTCGGCGTCTCCGAGTTCACGGGGCTCGAGTACGCCTCGGGTACCCCCGGGGTCTCGCACTCCTGCGGCCACGACGTGCACACCACGATCATGATCGCGCTGGCCTGCGCTTTGTCGGAGGTAGAGCTGCCGTACGGAGTGCGCGTCATCTTCCAGCCCGCCGAGGAAGTGATGGGCAGCGGCGCCGTCGACGTCATCGACTGGGGCGGGCTGACCAACGTCGCCGCGATTTACGCCCTCCACGTCGAGCCCGCGCTGCGCGTCGGCCAGGTCGGTGTGCGCGCCGGGGCGATCACCTCGGCGGCGGACACGCTGGCCATCGAGGTGAAAGGCCCCGGCGGGCACACCTCCCGCCCCCACCTGACCGCGGACGTGGTCTACGCCCTCGGGGCGTTGGTCACCCAGCTTCCGGCCCTGCTGTCGCGCCGGGTGGACCCGCGCACCGGCACCGTCATCGTCTTCGGCAACGTCGAGGCGGGCATCGCGGCCAACGCGATCCCGGAGCGCGGCATCCTGCGCGGCACGGTGCGCACGACGGACATCGCGACGTGGCGGCTTCTCGAGGAACTCCTCGGGGAACTCGTCGAACAGGTCATTGCGCCGACGGGGTGCACCTTCACGCTCGACTACGTGCGCGGGGTGCCGCCAGTGCTTAACGACGACCTCGCGACCGCCCTGGTCGTCGAAGCCGGGCGCGCCATCGACCCGCACGCCGTTGTCTCCGCGCAGCAGTCCTCCGGTGGCGAAGACTTCTCCTGGTACCTCGAGCACGTCCCGGGCGCGATGGTGCGCCTGGGGGCCTGGTCGGGCAAGGGCGCGAAGCAGGACCTGCACCGCGGGGACCTCAACGTCGACGAGCGCTGCATCTCCGTCGGCGTGAAGCTTTTCGCCTCGCTGGTTGATAAGTATTTTGCTGCGGTCGCAGGGGAGGGGGCCGGGCTGTACACTGGCCCGTGA
- a CDS encoding helix-turn-helix domain-containing protein, which yields MADVLPESYWASYGYVLAVRLKTLRRMRGLTQRRLAELSGLSRSLISNLERNHYNSARSADPTLSTLYRIAHALHVPPAALLPGVGAAVAARCQDRPVSLSPLRVEWPQLPEDTARFDASYLLTGPTLERPPFALMLDSVRDPRGGAGAINAGC from the coding sequence ATGGCTGATGTTCTGCCGGAGTCGTACTGGGCGAGCTACGGGTATGTGCTCGCCGTGAGGCTCAAGACGCTGCGCCGGATGCGGGGATTGACGCAGCGCCGCTTGGCCGAATTGTCGGGGCTGTCGCGCAGCCTGATTTCCAACCTCGAGCGCAACCACTACAACAGCGCCCGCAGCGCCGACCCGACGCTGTCCACGCTCTACCGCATCGCCCACGCCCTCCACGTGCCGCCCGCGGCCCTTTTACCCGGCGTGGGCGCAGCGGTCGCGGCGCGCTGCCAAGACCGGCCCGTCTCGCTGAGCCCGTTGCGCGTCGAGTGGCCGCAGCTGCCGGAGGACACCGCCCGCTTCGACGCCTCCTATTTGCTGACGGGGCCGACGCTGGAGCGGCCGCCGTTCGCGCTCATGCTCGACTCCGTCCGTGACCCCCGTGGGGGAGCTGGGGCCATTAACGCAGGTTGCTAA
- the upp gene encoding uracil phosphoribosyltransferase: MEITVINHPLAAARLSIMRDARSDTTTFRAALADLGAMLIYEASRGLEVESFECVTPVATAEGQRLAQPPIIVPVIRAGLGMIDPALSMIPDAQVGFIGLARDEVTHEPVPYLEALPQDLSGQPVFLVDPMLATGGSLVHSIRLLRERGADDITCICMVSARPGVAKLEALGGPLRLVTAAIDPELNDDAYIVPGLGDAGDRLYGPRNIDL, from the coding sequence ATGGAGATCACCGTCATCAACCACCCGCTCGCCGCCGCGCGGCTGAGCATCATGCGCGATGCGCGCAGCGACACCACCACCTTCCGGGCGGCGCTGGCCGACCTGGGGGCGATGCTCATCTACGAAGCGTCCCGCGGCCTCGAGGTGGAAAGCTTCGAGTGCGTCACCCCCGTCGCCACGGCGGAGGGGCAGCGCCTCGCCCAGCCGCCGATCATCGTGCCGGTCATCCGCGCTGGCCTGGGTATGATCGACCCCGCCCTGTCGATGATCCCCGATGCCCAGGTGGGCTTCATCGGCCTCGCCCGCGACGAGGTCACTCACGAGCCGGTGCCGTACCTCGAGGCGCTGCCGCAGGACCTGTCCGGCCAGCCGGTGTTCCTCGTGGACCCGATGCTCGCCACCGGCGGCTCCCTCGTCCATTCCATCCGGCTGCTGCGCGAGCGCGGCGCGGACGACATCACGTGTATTTGTATGGTGTCGGCGCGGCCGGGCGTCGCTAAGCTTGAAGCTCTTGGCGGGCCGCTTCGGCTGGTCACGGCTGCGATTGACCCCGAACTCAACGACGACGCGTACATCGTGCCGGGGCTGGGCGATGCGGGCGATCGGTTGTACGGGCCGCGCAACATCGACCTGTAG
- a CDS encoding C40 family peptidase: MITPAQIAAAIIAHAPAPVAVPAAASSPLLSAARELGPLVGADPARVLSAAEALAADRETIARSSAAAAVLAAEAGADLVALAARYQQQAAPLVGLALTPLSAPGAVTSLVALTVRTLALAHARVSELERDLAPLAQRLAAIPQRAAAEPEIAAGPAAHEAARDLHAMAATDSEPSASPASPPQAPVPAPDGGEGSAAGRAAVAAAKSQLGTPYAWGGTGPGGFDCSGLTSWAYRQAGVELPRMAHEQAVGRQVTYQELQPGDLAVWDGHVAMYAGDGMYIEAGDPVQMNPVRTENIGMGFRGFWRPTG; the protein is encoded by the coding sequence GTGATCACGCCAGCGCAGATCGCCGCCGCCATCATCGCCCACGCCCCGGCGCCCGTCGCCGTGCCGGCTGCCGCGTCCTCGCCGCTTCTCAGCGCAGCCCGCGAGCTCGGCCCCCTTGTGGGCGCCGACCCCGCCCGAGTGCTGAGCGCCGCGGAGGCGCTCGCCGCCGACCGCGAGACCATCGCCCGCAGCAGCGCCGCCGCAGCGGTGCTCGCCGCCGAGGCGGGTGCCGACCTCGTCGCCCTGGCCGCCCGCTACCAGCAGCAGGCCGCGCCCCTGGTCGGCCTGGCGCTGACCCCGCTGAGCGCACCGGGCGCGGTCACCAGCCTCGTCGCGCTGACAGTGCGAACACTCGCGCTCGCCCACGCGCGCGTGAGCGAGCTGGAGCGCGACCTCGCGCCCCTCGCGCAGCGCCTCGCGGCGATCCCGCAACGCGCGGCCGCTGAGCCGGAGATCGCCGCGGGCCCGGCGGCGCACGAGGCGGCGCGGGATTTGCACGCGATGGCCGCCACGGATTCCGAGCCCTCGGCGTCACCCGCGTCGCCGCCCCAGGCGCCCGTCCCCGCCCCTGACGGCGGCGAGGGGTCGGCGGCGGGCCGGGCCGCGGTAGCGGCCGCGAAGTCTCAGCTAGGCACGCCCTACGCGTGGGGCGGGACCGGGCCCGGGGGCTTCGATTGCTCCGGGCTGACGTCGTGGGCGTACCGGCAGGCGGGCGTCGAGCTACCGCGGATGGCCCACGAGCAGGCCGTCGGACGGCAGGTGACCTACCAGGAGCTGCAGCCGGGCGATTTGGCCGTGTGGGACGGGCACGTGGCCATGTACGCCGGCGACGGCATGTACATCGAGGCGGGCGACCCGGTGCAGATGAACCCGGTGCGCACCGAAAACATCGGGATGGGCTTCCGCGGCTTCTGGCGGCCTACCGGCTAA
- a CDS encoding VIT family protein: protein MTATDTGTGTGTGTDLARVGLNEKLNKLRAAVLGANDGIVSTAAVVLGVAGATSSVAAIATAGIAAVVGGAVSMALGEYVSVSSQRDSERAYVAKETALQAQDPEGEFAHLVRGYMRDGLSEETATKVAQERSAIDPLKAHLELHYGIDEEDIVSPWSAAIASFVSFFLGAMLPLAAVLLPPESARVAVTFVVTLVALAITGAISAKIGDADPKRAVLRLVVGGALGLAATYGVGNLFGSTAL, encoded by the coding sequence ATGACAGCAACTGACACTGGCACTGGCACTGGCACTGGCACTGACCTCGCCCGCGTGGGCCTCAACGAAAAACTCAACAAACTTCGCGCCGCGGTCCTTGGCGCAAACGATGGAATCGTATCCACCGCCGCGGTCGTGCTCGGCGTGGCCGGCGCGACATCGAGCGTCGCGGCGATTGCCACGGCAGGCATCGCCGCCGTCGTCGGCGGCGCGGTGTCTATGGCGCTGGGGGAGTACGTCTCCGTCTCCTCCCAACGCGACAGCGAGCGCGCGTACGTGGCCAAGGAGACCGCGCTGCAGGCCCAAGACCCCGAGGGGGAGTTTGCCCACCTTGTCCGGGGCTACATGCGCGACGGGCTCAGCGAGGAGACCGCCACCAAGGTGGCGCAGGAGCGCTCGGCTATTGACCCGCTCAAGGCGCACCTAGAACTGCACTACGGCATTGACGAGGAAGACATTGTCAGCCCCTGGAGCGCGGCGATCGCCTCGTTCGTAAGCTTCTTCCTCGGCGCGATGCTGCCGCTGGCTGCCGTGCTTTTGCCCCCGGAGTCTGCGCGCGTGGCGGTGACCTTCGTGGTCACGCTCGTCGCGCTGGCGATCACCGGCGCGATCTCCGCGAAAATCGGCGACGCCGACCCGAAGCGGGCCGTCCTGCGCCTCGTCGTGGGCGGCGCGCTGGGCCTCGCCGCGACCTACGGCGTGGGCAACCTTTTCGGCAGCACGGCGCTGTAG
- a CDS encoding D-alanyl-D-alanine carboxypeptidase family protein: protein MLIPVRAGCILALSFACALAPTAVASADEHAPDTRGHYEDGVFIPGTREEAPNTDGCPQATRPPEPVSTSEASVAGPSPTPPPVAYTGPCGITAPPGFTIDASVLASAWLIADLDTGEIIAMKDPHGRYRPASIIKVLLALVAIDELPLDRVVTASPESAGQEGSRVGLVEGGSYSVNDLLHGLLLASGNDAAHALAQELGGDEETLAKVNALARRLGMDDTYVASYSGLDAPGMSSSAFDLGLAYREAFAHPVFADIVDTVFYDFPGHEDLPGFEVWNDNALYHEDPDGIGGKTGYTDDANHTFVGAVNHEGQRLVAVLLDTTADKARPWEQAQHLLHESYAFRGHAGVARLEPRAAAEPTPAPRPATPQAQQPPEQATVERSAPWRSLLIVAGVVVLAAVGVALSLGSQAKSGRRR from the coding sequence GTGCTCATACCCGTACGCGCCGGTTGCATCCTCGCCCTTTCCTTCGCGTGCGCGCTCGCGCCCACCGCGGTAGCCAGCGCGGACGAGCACGCGCCGGACACGCGGGGCCACTACGAGGACGGCGTGTTTATCCCCGGCACGCGCGAAGAAGCCCCCAACACGGACGGCTGCCCCCAGGCGACGCGCCCACCCGAGCCGGTCTCCACCTCCGAGGCGTCCGTCGCCGGCCCCAGCCCGACCCCGCCGCCCGTGGCCTACACCGGCCCCTGCGGCATCACCGCCCCGCCGGGCTTTACTATCGACGCCTCCGTCCTCGCCTCGGCTTGGCTGATCGCGGACCTGGACACGGGCGAGATCATCGCCATGAAGGATCCCCACGGGCGCTACCGGCCGGCGTCGATCATCAAGGTGCTCCTCGCCCTTGTCGCCATCGACGAGCTCCCGCTGGACCGTGTGGTCACCGCGAGCCCGGAGTCGGCCGGGCAGGAAGGCTCGCGTGTCGGCCTCGTCGAGGGCGGCAGCTACAGCGTCAACGACTTACTCCATGGCCTGCTGCTCGCCTCCGGCAACGACGCGGCGCACGCGCTCGCTCAGGAGCTCGGCGGCGACGAGGAGACGCTGGCAAAGGTGAACGCGCTGGCGCGGCGGCTCGGCATGGACGACACGTACGTGGCGTCCTACTCCGGTCTCGACGCCCCGGGGATGTCCTCCTCCGCTTTCGACCTCGGGCTGGCGTACCGCGAGGCTTTTGCCCACCCGGTTTTCGCGGACATCGTGGACACAGTGTTTTACGACTTCCCCGGGCACGAGGACCTTCCCGGGTTCGAGGTGTGGAACGACAACGCGCTCTACCACGAGGACCCCGACGGCATCGGCGGCAAGACCGGGTACACCGACGACGCGAACCACACGTTCGTGGGCGCGGTCAACCACGAGGGGCAGCGCCTCGTGGCCGTGCTGCTGGACACGACCGCGGACAAGGCGCGGCCCTGGGAGCAGGCTCAGCACCTGCTCCACGAGTCGTACGCGTTCCGCGGACACGCGGGGGTCGCGCGGCTTGAGCCTCGCGCCGCGGCGGAGCCGACGCCCGCCCCGCGGCCCGCCACTCCGCAGGCTCAGCAACCACCCGAACAGGCCACCGTGGAGCGGAGCGCGCCGTGGCGCTCGCTGCTCATCGTGGCAGGAGTCGTGGTCCTTGCGGCGGTGGGCGTGGCGCTTAGTCTCGGGTCACAAGCGAAATCAGGCCGACGCCGATAG
- a CDS encoding YhjD/YihY/BrkB family envelope integrity protein, with product MATATSPHGAYTDEQGIERSRKPENASDSDVAQRVPPVAHLLRMNERFGAQGGNQLAAGITYFSVLAIFPLTMLIFAGLGFFLAARPDILEQVQQRILESAEGDVGEMMAGLVESAIDQRGAVAGIGLLTTLWSGLSWMNHLRIGISAMWKIPGNEGGNFVVKKLGDLVALLVLIALLVLAFTVTGVGASRFTSDLMDWLGVGDFPGARFVVWLVGFGVGLVANFLVMCWLIIFMPRTSVPRKSGLQGALIGALAFELIKQFATLIVSSAANNPAGAIFGPIIALMVVLYLVWRVVLYVSAWTATTPESLAVEPADVPEPAVINVRAAAASQGLGKQNRNGALLGVGAAVGAIGVGLISLVTRD from the coding sequence ATGGCAACCGCGACCTCGCCCCATGGGGCGTACACGGACGAGCAGGGCATCGAACGCTCCCGCAAGCCGGAGAACGCGAGCGACAGTGACGTTGCTCAGCGCGTGCCGCCCGTAGCACACCTTTTGCGGATGAACGAGCGATTCGGCGCCCAGGGCGGCAACCAGCTCGCTGCGGGTATTACGTACTTCTCCGTCCTGGCAATTTTCCCGCTCACGATGCTGATTTTCGCCGGCCTTGGTTTCTTCCTCGCGGCGCGCCCCGACATCCTGGAGCAGGTGCAACAGCGCATCCTCGAATCGGCGGAGGGCGACGTCGGTGAGATGATGGCGGGCCTCGTCGAATCCGCTATTGACCAGCGCGGCGCGGTGGCCGGCATTGGTTTGCTGACCACCCTGTGGTCGGGCCTGAGCTGGATGAATCACCTGCGCATTGGCATCTCCGCCATGTGGAAGATCCCCGGCAACGAGGGCGGGAATTTCGTGGTGAAGAAGCTCGGCGACCTGGTGGCGCTGCTCGTGCTTATCGCACTGCTGGTGCTCGCCTTCACGGTGACGGGTGTTGGCGCCTCGCGCTTCACGTCCGACCTCATGGACTGGCTGGGTGTTGGCGACTTCCCAGGGGCGCGCTTTGTCGTGTGGTTGGTCGGCTTCGGCGTCGGTCTCGTCGCTAACTTCCTCGTCATGTGCTGGCTGATCATCTTCATGCCGCGCACCTCGGTGCCCCGTAAGTCCGGCCTGCAGGGCGCGCTCATCGGCGCGCTGGCCTTCGAGCTGATTAAGCAGTTTGCCACCCTCATCGTCAGCTCAGCGGCGAACAACCCGGCCGGCGCAATCTTCGGCCCGATCATCGCCCTGATGGTCGTGCTCTACCTGGTCTGGCGCGTGGTGCTCTACGTCTCTGCCTGGACCGCCACGACGCCGGAGTCCCTCGCCGTGGAGCCGGCGGACGTGCCCGAGCCGGCCGTGATCAACGTGCGGGCAGCGGCCGCGAGCCAAGGCCTGGGTAAGCAGAACCGCAACGGGGCGCTCCTCGGTGTTGGTGCGGCGGTGGGCGCTATCGGCGTCGGCCTGATTTCGCTTGTGACCCGAGACTAA
- the trpS gene encoding tryptophan--tRNA ligase has protein sequence MTDKQRVLSGIQPTADSYHLGNYLGALKQWIDLQDRYEAFYFIPDLHAITVEQDPTELRERTLKGCAQLIALGIDPAKSTLFVQSHVPEHAELTWVLQCITGFGEASRMTQFKDKSAKQGQDRTTVGLFTYPMLMAADILLYSPHLVPVGEDQRQHLELTRTLAARFNSRFGETFVVPEGFIPEGAAKIQDLQEPTAKMSKSGSNPKGIINLLDDPKTSAKRIKSAVTDNDGVVAYDKETKPGVSNLLVIQSALTGTPIDALVARYEGHGYGALKTDTAEALEAFTTPLRSRYDALMADPGELESILSAGAERAREIAAPLLERVYEKVGFLAPRR, from the coding sequence ATGACTGACAAGCAGCGTGTTCTCTCCGGAATCCAGCCCACCGCGGACTCGTACCACCTGGGCAACTACCTCGGCGCCCTCAAGCAGTGGATCGACCTGCAGGACCGCTACGAGGCCTTCTATTTCATTCCTGACCTGCACGCGATCACCGTGGAGCAGGATCCGACGGAGTTGCGCGAGCGCACGCTGAAGGGCTGCGCCCAGCTCATCGCGCTGGGCATTGATCCGGCGAAGTCGACGCTCTTTGTTCAGTCCCACGTGCCCGAGCACGCCGAGCTGACGTGGGTCCTGCAGTGCATCACGGGTTTTGGCGAGGCCTCCCGCATGACCCAGTTCAAGGACAAGTCCGCCAAGCAGGGCCAGGACCGCACCACCGTCGGCCTGTTCACCTACCCCATGCTCATGGCCGCCGATATCTTGCTGTACTCGCCGCACCTCGTCCCGGTGGGGGAGGACCAGCGCCAGCACCTCGAGCTGACCCGCACGCTGGCGGCTCGCTTCAACTCGCGGTTCGGCGAGACCTTCGTCGTGCCCGAGGGCTTCATCCCGGAGGGCGCGGCGAAGATTCAGGACCTGCAGGAACCCACCGCAAAGATGAGCAAGTCGGGGTCAAACCCGAAGGGCATCATCAATCTTCTCGACGACCCGAAGACCTCCGCCAAGCGCATCAAGTCCGCCGTCACGGACAACGACGGCGTCGTCGCCTACGACAAGGAGACGAAGCCCGGCGTGTCCAACCTGCTCGTCATCCAGTCCGCGCTGACAGGCACGCCTATCGACGCCCTCGTGGCCCGCTACGAGGGCCACGGCTACGGCGCACTGAAGACCGACACGGCCGAGGCCCTCGAGGCGTTCACCACCCCGCTTCGCTCGCGTTACGACGCCCTGATGGCCGACCCCGGCGAGCTCGAGTCGATCCTCTCGGCCGGCGCGGAGCGCGCCCGAGAGATCGCGGCGCCGCTTCTTGAACGCGTGTACGAGAAGGTGGGCTTCCTGGCGCCGCGGCGCTAG
- a CDS encoding GntR family transcriptional regulator, whose amino-acid sequence MSGKPIYMQIADELRDFIAAGRLAPGDRVPSTNELSHYHSVNPTTSAKALTSLFDEGLLEKRRGLGMFVLPTAREQVLSTRRAAFTADFLRPLLREADKLGISPAELSAMIDKERNR is encoded by the coding sequence ATGAGTGGTAAACCCATATACATGCAGATCGCGGACGAGCTTCGCGACTTCATCGCCGCGGGCCGCCTCGCCCCTGGTGACCGCGTCCCCTCCACCAACGAGTTGTCCCACTACCACTCCGTCAACCCCACCACCTCGGCCAAGGCGCTCACCTCGCTTTTCGACGAAGGCCTCCTGGAAAAGCGCCGCGGCCTCGGCATGTTCGTGCTCCCCACCGCCCGCGAGCAGGTGTTGTCCACCCGGCGCGCCGCGTTCACCGCCGACTTCCTCCGACCCCTGCTCCGCGAGGCGGACAAGCTGGGCATCTCCCCCGCCGAGTTGAGCGCAATGATCGACAAGGAGCGAAACCGATGA
- a CDS encoding ABC transporter ATP-binding protein — protein MTPDHSPDHSPGFYGLVGPNAAGKTHYLRSLFGPGAALVPAAADALFVGRTVRDHLAWAAEAKPLDEISLDISESSHLNSLSVGQRRELTFAVALAANEPILLLDEPFDGLDINTRIRLRARLIDYIAADPGRTVIMASHRAEDLAGLAEHVIQVFGREVSDPVALDEARTRFPVLSGDGGDPGQLLAGLDVVSVSTLGPAWRAQLAQPLDRDVPGATVDYPDDAALIDLLASRKA, from the coding sequence ATGACCCCTGATCACTCCCCTGACCACTCCCCCGGCTTCTACGGCCTCGTCGGCCCCAACGCCGCGGGCAAGACCCACTACCTGCGCTCTCTGTTCGGCCCCGGCGCGGCGCTCGTGCCCGCGGCCGCCGATGCCCTCTTCGTCGGCCGCACCGTCCGCGACCACCTCGCCTGGGCCGCCGAAGCCAAGCCGCTGGACGAGATCTCCCTGGACATTTCCGAAAGCTCACACCTCAACTCACTCTCCGTCGGCCAGCGCCGCGAGCTCACCTTCGCCGTCGCCCTCGCCGCGAACGAGCCGATTTTGCTTCTCGACGAACCCTTTGACGGCTTGGACATCAACACCCGCATCCGACTGCGCGCGCGGCTGATCGACTACATCGCCGCCGACCCGGGCCGCACCGTCATCATGGCCTCGCACCGCGCGGAAGACCTCGCAGGGCTGGCCGAGCACGTCATCCAGGTCTTCGGTCGCGAGGTCTCCGACCCCGTGGCGCTCGACGAGGCCCGCACCCGCTTCCCCGTCCTCAGCGGCGACGGGGGCGACCCAGGGCAGCTGCTCGCGGGCCTGGACGTCGTCAGTGTCTCCACCCTCGGCCCCGCGTGGCGGGCGCAGCTCGCGCAGCCGCTCGACCGCGACGTCCCCGGCGCCACTGTGGACTACCCCGACGACGCCGCGCTCATCGATCTGCTCGCATCCCGAAAGGCCTGA